In one window of Brenneria goodwinii DNA:
- a CDS encoding APC family permease, which produces MSLESRAGPQSLLSVFDAVTIMVGLVVGIGIFRTPSLVAGSVGNELMFILVWVAGGVITLIGAFCYAELSAAHPHAGGEYHFLSRAYGKPVAMMFGWARCTVIQTGAIAGVAFVLGDYVAQMAPIGPYGPEIYAALAVILLTAVNIVSTIEGKNLQVAVTLIEIGAVVLIILFGLFGSAEPANVSSPSIPPEAGALGMAMIFVLLTYGGWNEAAYLTGELKDAPHNIAKVLLLGTTVLVTLYVLTNLALLSILGLEGLRGSDTVAADMMRLVAGPSGELVVSLAIVIAAVSTLNATIFTGGRGFYAMARDLTLASWVGEWNGRGKTPANGLIMQGIVALVLILVGAITREGFKAMVDYTAPVFWGFLLLTGIAVFVLRWRRPERVLPYKVPLYPLTPLIFCITCLYMLYSSITYTGVAALIGLAVLAAGTPILFFCKKDDGDDVERQDAVRALTRSNDNPQPGDSQ; this is translated from the coding sequence ATGTCCCTGGAAAGTCGAGCGGGTCCCCAATCCCTGCTATCGGTATTTGACGCCGTAACAATCATGGTCGGTCTGGTGGTCGGCATCGGCATTTTCCGCACGCCGTCGCTGGTGGCTGGCAGCGTCGGCAACGAACTGATGTTTATTTTGGTATGGGTGGCCGGAGGGGTGATAACGCTTATCGGCGCATTCTGTTATGCCGAGTTATCCGCAGCCCACCCTCACGCGGGGGGAGAATATCATTTTCTGTCCCGAGCCTACGGCAAACCCGTCGCCATGATGTTCGGCTGGGCGCGCTGTACGGTGATTCAGACCGGGGCGATAGCCGGCGTCGCATTCGTACTCGGCGACTATGTCGCGCAGATGGCGCCTATTGGTCCCTACGGGCCGGAAATCTATGCCGCCTTGGCCGTCATCCTGTTAACCGCGGTCAATATCGTCAGTACGATTGAAGGTAAAAACCTGCAGGTCGCGGTGACGCTGATTGAGATAGGCGCGGTGGTGTTGATCATCCTGTTCGGATTATTCGGTTCAGCCGAACCGGCGAACGTCAGTTCTCCGTCAATTCCCCCGGAGGCGGGCGCGTTGGGTATGGCGATGATCTTCGTTCTGCTCACTTATGGCGGCTGGAACGAAGCCGCCTATCTCACGGGCGAACTCAAGGATGCGCCGCACAACATTGCCAAGGTACTGCTTCTCGGCACCACGGTGCTGGTGACCCTCTATGTGCTGACCAACCTGGCATTGCTCTCGATACTCGGACTTGAGGGGCTGCGCGGTTCGGATACCGTGGCGGCGGATATGATGCGCCTGGTCGCCGGGCCGTCAGGGGAACTGGTGGTCAGCCTGGCGATCGTGATTGCCGCCGTCTCGACGCTCAATGCCACGATATTCACCGGGGGACGCGGATTTTATGCGATGGCGCGCGACTTGACGCTGGCGTCATGGGTCGGCGAATGGAACGGACGGGGCAAAACGCCGGCCAACGGATTGATCATGCAAGGCATAGTGGCGTTGGTATTGATTCTGGTCGGCGCCATCACCCGGGAGGGCTTTAAAGCCATGGTGGATTACACCGCGCCGGTGTTCTGGGGCTTTTTGCTGTTGACCGGCATTGCCGTATTCGTGCTTCGCTGGCGCAGACCGGAGCGCGTGCTGCCCTATAAAGTGCCGCTTTACCCCCTTACTCCGCTCATTTTTTGTATCACCTGCCTGTACATGCTGTACTCCAGCATTACCTACACCGGCGTGGCCGCTCTGATTGGCCTGGCGGTGCTGGCGGCGGGCACGCCGATTCTTTTCTTCTGTAAAAAAGATGATGGAGATGACGTTGAACGGCAAGATGCCGTGCGGGCGTTGACTCGTTCCAATGACAATCCTCAACCAGGAGACTCACAATGA
- a CDS encoding heavy metal sensor histidine kinase, which produces MKLSISGRLALMFALGAIMIVSAYALLLRHSLNESLINKMHNELQFRQSLLTPYLKSLTSQNDWQMVRSKFSNLTTAEGGKVKYWLLSATPQYQVGGPLPEGVSWEQLASGYSMVSGKDGACFYLLTSIIPAQGDRPALRYVVAIDSAPYLGTLAEFTRALIVITVLGVLLVALLGFAIARIGMKPINSLSRQAQNLSPGNHDQRLDTAALPVELQQLAESFNGVLARQAVAWRQLESFNADVAHELRTPLTNLIGQTQLGLSWQRGRYELEELLQSNLEELERMASIVNDMLFLSHAQVGQYATQLSEVSLREESLKTVEYVEPSFAEKSLTIQINGEVRARVDRRLFHRSLANLLENSARHAFPASNVTILLRQERNFAHISVANEGDPIVEEHLTRLFERFYRSDSSRTRSDVHHGLGLSIVRAVAQMHHGEVFASSQDGINTFGFSLAMNPEIPAPRSRSRHNPPITRLSD; this is translated from the coding sequence ATGAAATTATCCATTTCCGGTCGCCTGGCGCTGATGTTCGCCCTGGGCGCCATCATGATTGTTTCAGCGTATGCCCTGTTGCTGCGCCATTCGCTGAATGAATCATTGATTAATAAAATGCATAATGAGCTCCAGTTCCGCCAATCATTGTTGACGCCCTATCTGAAGTCGCTCACTTCGCAGAATGATTGGCAGATGGTCCGCAGCAAGTTTAGCAATTTGACCACCGCGGAAGGCGGCAAGGTGAAATACTGGCTGCTCAGCGCCACGCCGCAATACCAGGTTGGCGGACCGCTTCCCGAGGGGGTTTCCTGGGAACAGTTGGCCAGCGGTTATTCCATGGTTTCGGGCAAGGACGGCGCCTGCTTTTACCTGTTGACCAGTATTATTCCGGCGCAGGGCGATCGCCCCGCCCTGCGCTATGTCGTGGCGATTGATTCAGCCCCCTATCTGGGCACGCTGGCTGAATTTACCCGCGCGCTGATTGTGATCACCGTTCTGGGCGTACTGCTGGTGGCGCTGCTGGGGTTCGCCATCGCACGTATCGGCATGAAACCCATCAACAGCCTGAGCCGGCAGGCGCAAAACCTGTCGCCGGGGAATCACGACCAGCGTCTGGACACCGCCGCGCTGCCGGTCGAGCTGCAACAACTGGCGGAGTCGTTTAACGGCGTGTTGGCCCGTCAGGCGGTGGCCTGGCGCCAGTTGGAGAGTTTTAACGCGGATGTGGCTCACGAACTTCGCACCCCGCTGACCAACCTGATCGGCCAGACGCAACTGGGACTGTCGTGGCAGCGCGGCCGGTATGAACTGGAGGAACTGCTGCAGTCAAACCTGGAAGAGCTTGAGCGCATGGCTTCCATCGTCAATGATATGCTGTTCTTGTCCCATGCCCAGGTCGGTCAGTACGCCACGCAATTGAGCGAAGTGTCGCTGCGCGAGGAAAGCCTCAAAACAGTGGAGTACGTCGAGCCTTCGTTTGCGGAGAAATCGCTGACCATCCAGATTAACGGCGAAGTGCGCGCGCGCGTCGATCGCCGGCTGTTTCACCGATCGCTGGCCAACCTGCTGGAAAACAGCGCCCGGCACGCCTTCCCCGCAAGCAATGTCACCATCCTGCTCAGGCAAGAGCGGAACTTCGCCCATATCTCCGTGGCCAACGAGGGAGATCCCATCGTGGAAGAACATCTGACGCGCCTGTTCGAGCGCTTCTACCGGTCGGATTCATCCCGCACGCGCAGCGATGTACACCACGGTTTAGGATTATCCATTGTGCGCGCGGTGGCGCAGATGCATCACGGAGAGGTTTTTGCCAGCAGCCAGGACGGAATCAACACCTTTGGCTTTTCATTGGCGATGAACCCCGAAATCCCGGCCCCGCGTAGCAGATCCAGGCATAACCCGCCGATAACTCGGTTATCGGATTAA
- a CDS encoding LysR substrate-binding domain-containing protein, translated as MQHRGQPQSLADLCGHDCILIGTGTVAEWRFDDEQPVRITSRTICNDGEAAHAMSLAGMGIVLKSFLDVADDLASGDLIQVLPQHAVSAAPLNVVYPHGHQVTPRLRAFIDYLAERLAPAKPSPGSAAGS; from the coding sequence CTGCAGCACCGGGGCCAGCCGCAGAGCCTTGCGGATCTCTGCGGCCATGATTGCATACTGATCGGAACAGGGACGGTGGCCGAGTGGCGTTTCGACGATGAACAACCGGTACGTATCACCTCCCGCACCATATGCAATGACGGAGAGGCCGCTCATGCCATGTCGCTGGCAGGGATGGGGATTGTGCTGAAATCGTTTCTTGATGTGGCTGACGATCTCGCGAGCGGCGATCTTATCCAGGTTCTGCCGCAGCATGCGGTATCCGCGGCGCCGCTCAATGTCGTCTACCCGCACGGGCATCAGGTCACGCCGAGGCTGCGGGCTTTTATCGATTATCTCGCCGAGCGGCTCGCGCCCGCAAAGCCGTCACCGGGCAGTGCGGCAGGATCCTGA
- the hemB gene encoding porphobilinogen synthase, producing MSSYSPSQRLRRLRQSPSLRTLFQESSLSLNDLALPIFVEEELDEYKAIQAMPGVMRIPEKRLAFEIERIAKAGIRAVMTFGISHHTDEDGSDTWQENGLVARMSRICKDAVPEMIVMSDTCFCEYTSHGHCGVLHDQVVDNDATLVNLGRQAVAAARAGADFIAPSAAMDGQVAAIRKALDEAGFINTAIMSYSTKFASSFYGPFREAAGTSLKGDRKTYQMNPMNRREAIRESLIDQAEGADALMVKPAGAYLDILRDVRERTELPLAAYQVSGEYAMIKFAAQAGAISERDVALESLGAIKRAGADLILSYFALDLAEKKLL from the coding sequence TTGTCCAGTTATTCTCCCAGTCAGCGGCTAAGACGTTTGCGTCAGAGCCCATCGCTTCGCACACTCTTCCAGGAATCATCGCTGAGTCTCAACGATTTGGCGCTGCCGATCTTTGTTGAAGAAGAGCTTGATGAGTACAAAGCCATTCAGGCAATGCCTGGCGTGATGCGCATTCCGGAAAAGCGTCTGGCGTTTGAAATCGAGCGGATAGCGAAAGCCGGCATCCGCGCGGTGATGACCTTTGGTATTTCTCACCATACCGATGAGGACGGCAGCGACACCTGGCAGGAGAACGGTCTGGTGGCGCGTATGTCCCGCATCTGTAAAGATGCCGTGCCGGAAATGATTGTGATGTCCGATACCTGTTTTTGCGAATATACCAGCCACGGACACTGCGGCGTGCTGCATGATCAGGTGGTGGACAACGACGCGACGCTGGTTAATCTAGGCCGGCAGGCGGTTGCCGCCGCGCGCGCCGGCGCTGATTTCATTGCGCCTTCCGCCGCGATGGACGGCCAGGTGGCGGCGATTCGCAAGGCGCTGGATGAGGCCGGATTCATCAATACGGCGATCATGTCCTACTCCACCAAGTTCGCCTCTTCCTTCTATGGTCCGTTCCGTGAAGCGGCCGGCACCTCGCTGAAAGGCGATCGTAAAACCTACCAGATGAATCCGATGAACCGCCGCGAGGCCATCCGCGAATCGCTGATCGATCAGGCCGAAGGCGCCGATGCGCTGATGGTTAAACCTGCCGGAGCCTATCTGGATATTCTTCGCGACGTGCGCGAACGCACCGAACTGCCCCTGGCCGCCTATCAGGTGAGCGGCGAGTATGCGATGATCAAATTCGCCGCCCAGGCCGGCGCCATCAGCGAACGCGATGTGGCGCTGGAAAGCCTGGGCGCCATCAAGCGTGCCGGCGCCGATCTGATCCTCAGCTATTTTGCGCTCGATCTGGCGGAAAAAAAGCTGCTGTAA
- a CDS encoding SAM-dependent methyltransferase, with amino-acid sequence MTTSFTSLLAAVLCVITLNSAWALAPSPVADNEYEPQVGQAGKDVIWVPTDQALIDMMFRMAELTPDDYLVDLGSGDGRTVISAAKLGARAHGIEYNPDLVELSKRAAEREGVAESATFEQADIFESDFSDATVVTLFLLPELNIRLRPTLLDMKPGTRVVSNSFMMEDWLPDETAAVQEGCSSFCQAHKWIVPAKVEGSWRLDDGDLAFKQSFQMLEGTLSRGDNSTPISEARLNGAVITFNVGDKKYTGQVDGDTMKGTADDGTQWSATRVGG; translated from the coding sequence ATGACAACCTCTTTTACTTCCCTTCTCGCCGCCGTCCTGTGCGTCATAACGTTAAATAGCGCCTGGGCACTCGCCCCCTCGCCCGTCGCCGATAACGAGTATGAACCGCAAGTCGGCCAGGCGGGCAAAGATGTCATCTGGGTGCCGACCGATCAGGCGCTGATTGATATGATGTTCAGAATGGCTGAATTAACGCCGGACGACTATCTTGTCGATCTGGGCTCGGGCGACGGCAGAACCGTCATCTCGGCGGCCAAGCTCGGCGCGCGCGCGCATGGCATAGAGTACAATCCCGACCTGGTCGAGCTATCGAAGCGCGCCGCGGAGCGCGAGGGCGTGGCCGAAAGCGCCACCTTCGAACAGGCCGATATCTTTGAATCGGACTTCTCCGACGCTACGGTGGTGACGCTCTTTCTGCTGCCGGAGCTAAATATCAGGCTGCGTCCAACGCTGCTGGATATGAAGCCGGGCACGCGGGTGGTCTCCAACTCATTTATGATGGAAGACTGGCTGCCCGATGAAACGGCCGCGGTACAAGAGGGGTGTTCCAGCTTTTGCCAGGCGCACAAATGGATCGTTCCGGCCAAAGTTGAAGGAAGCTGGCGTCTGGACGACGGCGACCTGGCGTTCAAGCAGTCTTTCCAGATGCTGGAAGGTACGCTGAGCCGTGGCGACAATTCAACCCCGATCAGCGAGGCCCGGCTCAACGGCGCCGTTATTACCTTCAATGTGGGCGACAAAAAATACACCGGCCAGGTTGACGGCGATACGATGAAAGGGACGGCGGATGACGGAACGCAATGGAGCGCCACGCGCGTCGGCGGTTGA
- a CDS encoding heavy metal response regulator transcription factor — protein MRLLLVEDEEKTSCYINRALSELGFTVDVASDGVEGLHLAVQHEYDAVILDVMLPGQDGYSVLEGLRVNKQTPVLILSARGSVDERVKGLRRGADDYLPKPFSLIELVARIQALLRRRPSDGAEVTQLQIDDLHVDLLARRVTRGGERLELTAKEFSLLSLLARHQGEILSKMMIAEQVWDMNFDSDANVVEVAIKRLRAKVDAPFEVKLLHTVRGMGYVLENRAAPQVERRAATS, from the coding sequence ATGCGATTACTGCTGGTGGAGGATGAAGAAAAGACGTCGTGCTATATCAATCGCGCGCTGAGCGAACTGGGCTTTACGGTGGATGTCGCGAGTGACGGCGTGGAAGGGCTGCATCTGGCGGTGCAGCATGAGTATGACGCGGTGATCCTGGACGTGATGCTGCCGGGCCAGGACGGTTATAGCGTGTTGGAAGGGCTGCGAGTCAATAAACAGACGCCGGTGCTGATATTGTCGGCCCGCGGCTCGGTGGACGAGCGCGTCAAGGGACTGCGCCGCGGCGCCGACGACTACCTGCCGAAACCCTTTTCCCTCATAGAGCTGGTGGCGCGCATCCAGGCGTTGCTGCGCCGCCGGCCAAGCGACGGCGCCGAAGTGACGCAGCTACAGATTGACGATCTGCATGTCGATCTGCTGGCGCGCCGGGTGACGCGCGGCGGCGAACGTCTTGAGCTGACGGCCAAGGAATTCTCGCTGCTGAGCCTGCTGGCGCGTCATCAGGGAGAAATTTTATCCAAGATGATGATTGCCGAGCAGGTCTGGGATATGAACTTCGACAGCGATGCCAACGTGGTGGAAGTGGCTATCAAGCGGCTGCGCGCCAAAGTGGATGCGCCCTTCGAGGTTAAGTTGCTGCATACGGTGCGCGGCATGGGCTATGTGCTTGAAAACCGCGCGGCCCCCCAGGTTGAACGACGGGCCGCGACCTCATGA
- the fhuC gene encoding Fe3+-hydroxamate ABC transporter ATP-binding protein FhuC: MQDNYHHRDARFSLSEVSFSVSDRMLLQPLSLDFPQGKVCGLIGHNGSGKSTLLKILGRHQAPSAGQVLLNERPLSQWNNKAFARHVAYLPQQLPAAEGMTVRELVAVGRYPWHGALGRFGAADRQRVEEAIELVGLKPFAGRLVDSLSGGERQRAWLAMLVAQDGRCLLLDEPTSALDIAHQVEVLALIQRLSRQNGLTVIAVLHDINMAARYCDCLVALRAGAVIAQGAPLELMRAPVLEQIYGISMGTLPHPRGGAPVSFVY; encoded by the coding sequence ATGCAGGACAACTACCATCATCGCGACGCCAGATTTTCCTTGTCGGAGGTGAGTTTCTCCGTATCGGACCGTATGCTGTTGCAGCCATTATCGCTGGATTTCCCCCAAGGGAAAGTGTGTGGCTTGATCGGCCACAATGGTTCCGGCAAATCCACGCTATTGAAAATTCTTGGCCGCCATCAAGCGCCAAGCGCCGGCCAGGTGTTGCTGAACGAGCGGCCGTTGTCTCAATGGAACAACAAGGCGTTTGCCCGCCATGTGGCCTACTTGCCGCAGCAATTACCCGCCGCGGAAGGGATGACGGTGCGTGAACTGGTGGCGGTCGGGCGCTATCCGTGGCATGGCGCGCTGGGGCGTTTTGGCGCGGCCGATCGCCAGCGGGTTGAAGAGGCCATCGAACTGGTCGGCTTGAAACCGTTTGCCGGCCGCCTGGTGGATAGTCTCTCCGGCGGCGAGCGGCAGCGTGCCTGGCTGGCGATGCTGGTGGCACAGGACGGCCGTTGTCTGTTGTTGGACGAGCCGACTTCGGCGCTGGATATCGCTCATCAGGTGGAGGTGCTGGCCTTGATCCAGCGGTTGAGCCGCCAGAATGGGTTGACGGTGATCGCCGTATTGCACGATATCAACATGGCGGCGCGATATTGCGATTGTCTGGTGGCGTTGCGCGCCGGCGCCGTCATCGCGCAAGGCGCACCGTTGGAGTTGATGCGCGCGCCGGTGCTGGAGCAGATTTACGGCATTTCGATGGGAACGCTGCCGCATCCGCGCGGCGGGGCGCCAGTGAGTTTTGTCTACTGA
- a CDS encoding sugar porter family MFS transporter, whose amino-acid sequence MDYRDSNSPQTDEISHADIVKQRIFFVVLVATMGSLAFGYDTGIISGALPYMSSPHAEGGLGLTSFTEGLVASSLIFGAAIGSFLSGFFSDKFGRRITLRSLAVLFVLGSLGTALAPSVSSMVAMRFLLGLAVGGGSSTVPVFIAEIAGPKLRAPLVTRNELMIVTGQLVAYVVSALLSYLLNDGHMWRYMLAISMVPGILLFFGTFFVPVSPHWLVSEGRHEDARKVLKRFRATPREVHKELTQMREQAREAAQGPDVMALIREKWVLKLMLVGVGLGFALQFTGVNAFMYYTPIILKSTGLGTTAAITATIGNGVVSVIAASAGIWAVSRFSRRGMLITGFLFVIFAQVALGMVLTLLPADMMQSYIALACILLFLFFMQMFIAPVYWLLMSELFPMKLRGRLTGTAISIQWIFNALVAFSFPPVMELAGSKTFFIFAVINVGSLLFIMLMVPETRGKSLEEIEKHIRAKFGEDGDDAIEAQSASDKV is encoded by the coding sequence ATGGACTATCGTGATTCAAACTCACCTCAAACAGATGAAATATCCCATGCGGATATCGTAAAGCAGCGGATTTTTTTTGTCGTTCTCGTTGCAACAATGGGGTCGCTGGCATTTGGCTATGATACCGGTATTATTTCAGGGGCATTACCCTATATGTCGTCTCCCCATGCTGAAGGCGGGCTGGGGTTGACGTCCTTTACCGAAGGTCTGGTTGCGTCATCGCTGATTTTCGGCGCCGCTATCGGTTCCTTTCTCAGCGGTTTTTTCTCCGATAAGTTTGGCCGTCGCATCACGCTGCGAAGTCTTGCTGTTTTGTTTGTGCTCGGATCTCTGGGCACCGCGCTGGCTCCCTCCGTTTCTTCTATGGTCGCCATGCGTTTCCTGCTGGGGCTCGCCGTCGGGGGCGGCTCATCGACAGTACCGGTGTTTATCGCCGAAATCGCGGGACCGAAACTAAGGGCGCCGCTGGTAACCCGTAATGAATTGATGATCGTCACAGGACAACTTGTCGCCTATGTGGTTAGCGCATTACTCAGTTATCTGCTCAACGATGGGCATATGTGGCGTTACATGTTGGCTATCTCCATGGTGCCCGGGATTTTGCTCTTTTTCGGGACTTTTTTTGTGCCCGTTTCACCGCACTGGTTGGTATCGGAAGGGCGGCATGAGGATGCGAGGAAGGTTCTTAAACGCTTTCGCGCAACGCCGCGCGAGGTGCATAAGGAGCTGACGCAGATGCGCGAACAGGCCAGAGAAGCCGCACAGGGGCCGGATGTCATGGCGCTTATTCGCGAAAAATGGGTATTAAAGCTGATGTTGGTGGGCGTCGGCCTGGGTTTTGCTCTGCAATTCACGGGCGTGAATGCGTTTATGTACTATACCCCCATCATCCTCAAATCCACCGGACTTGGCACCACCGCCGCCATTACGGCCACCATCGGCAATGGGGTGGTTTCCGTTATCGCCGCCAGCGCGGGTATTTGGGCCGTAAGCCGTTTTTCGCGGCGAGGGATGCTGATTACCGGATTCTTATTCGTCATTTTTGCGCAGGTTGCTCTGGGAATGGTACTGACGTTGTTGCCCGCCGATATGATGCAAAGCTATATTGCGTTAGCCTGCATACTGCTCTTCCTGTTTTTTATGCAGATGTTTATCGCGCCGGTTTACTGGCTTCTGATGTCCGAATTATTCCCAATGAAACTTCGGGGAAGGTTGACGGGAACCGCAATATCGATCCAATGGATTTTTAATGCGTTGGTCGCTTTCAGCTTCCCGCCGGTTATGGAATTGGCCGGCAGCAAAACCTTTTTCATTTTTGCCGTGATTAATGTTGGCTCGTTACTGTTTATCATGCTCATGGTGCCGGAAACGCGTGGGAAAAGCCTGGAGGAAATTGAAAAGCACATTCGGGCGAAATTTGGCGAGGACGGCGATGATGCCATCGAGGCTCAGTCAGCTAGCGATAAAGTTTGA
- a CDS encoding isochorismatase family protein, whose amino-acid sequence MRLLIVIDMQNGVFATPRYDREGRVNLINRLISAADQTIFIQHIEGEMAEGSELWRILPELAQPDGAIYVNKTACDAFWNTELENVLSRLDANNVVICGCATDYCLDTTIKVGAGKGYAITVASDAHTTSDRTYATAQQLIGQHNEVWAELSIPGNAIQVKPTDSIIAAWGV is encoded by the coding sequence ATGAGACTCTTGATCGTTATTGATATGCAAAATGGCGTATTTGCTACGCCGCGTTATGACCGGGAAGGCCGGGTTAATCTGATTAATCGCCTGATATCGGCGGCGGATCAGACGATATTTATTCAGCATATAGAAGGTGAAATGGCTGAAGGCAGCGAGTTATGGCGGATTTTGCCGGAGCTTGCGCAGCCGGACGGCGCTATTTATGTGAATAAAACCGCGTGTGATGCCTTCTGGAACACGGAACTGGAAAACGTTCTTAGCCGTCTGGACGCCAATAACGTCGTTATCTGCGGGTGTGCGACGGATTATTGTTTAGATACGACGATAAAAGTCGGCGCCGGCAAAGGTTATGCCATTACCGTCGCTTCGGACGCACATACAACGTCTGACCGGACTTATGCAACGGCTCAACAGCTGATTGGTCAACATAATGAAGTATGGGCTGAGCTGAGTATTCCGGGGAATGCCATTCAGGTGAAACCCACGGATTCGATTATCGCTGCGTGGGGTGTCTGA
- a CDS encoding MBL fold metallo-hydrolase, translating to MLLLLAVVMLVVCVWLQQPQYVAPDVNPGQGTANFHDGRFHNQVEQPIVSHSQSRFMLLFRFLFGKDPGAIPASALPSVKTDLHALGKTENVIIWMGHSSYFIQMEGRRFLVDPVLSNSASPIPGTNVAFRGSNIYTPEDLPEIDYLLITHDHWDHLDYPTIKALRGKIHHIITLTGVGSYFTKWGFAREKITEGDWFSVVKKDGLTIHILPTQHFSGRFLKRNQTLWGSFALITARHRLYLGGDSGYGPHYKEIGRRLGGVDIAVMECGQYDPGWPHVHMTPEESAQAASDLHAQAVLPVHNSKFKLAHHRWNDPLERIFQASRNREWRLMTPRIGECVAIDNPQQTFAQWWRNQ from the coding sequence ATGCTCTTATTACTTGCTGTGGTCATGCTTGTTGTTTGTGTCTGGCTTCAGCAGCCGCAGTATGTTGCGCCGGATGTGAATCCAGGGCAGGGTACGGCAAACTTCCATGACGGCCGCTTCCATAATCAGGTTGAACAACCGATAGTGAGCCATAGCCAGAGCCGTTTTATGCTGTTGTTCCGCTTTCTTTTCGGTAAAGATCCCGGCGCGATCCCCGCCTCCGCCCTACCGTCGGTAAAAACCGATCTGCACGCGCTGGGCAAAACCGAGAACGTGATTATCTGGATGGGGCACTCCAGCTACTTTATTCAGATGGAAGGCCGGCGTTTTTTGGTCGATCCGGTGTTAAGCAACAGCGCATCGCCGATTCCCGGCACCAATGTCGCCTTCAGGGGAAGCAATATTTACACGCCGGAGGATCTCCCCGAGATTGATTATCTCCTGATTACGCACGATCACTGGGATCATCTGGACTACCCCACTATCAAGGCGTTGCGCGGGAAAATTCACCACATCATTACACTGACCGGCGTCGGTTCGTATTTTACCAAGTGGGGATTCGCGCGGGAAAAAATCACGGAAGGGGACTGGTTCAGCGTGGTGAAAAAGGACGGCCTGACAATCCATATTCTTCCGACACAGCATTTTTCCGGCCGCTTTTTGAAACGTAATCAAACACTGTGGGGCTCTTTTGCGCTGATAACGGCGCGGCATCGCCTCTATCTGGGAGGCGACAGCGGTTACGGGCCTCATTACAAAGAGATTGGCAGGCGTTTGGGCGGGGTTGATATCGCCGTCATGGAATGCGGCCAATATGATCCTGGCTGGCCTCATGTTCATATGACGCCGGAAGAGAGCGCCCAGGCGGCCAGTGATTTACATGCGCAGGCCGTGTTGCCCGTACATAACAGTAAATTTAAGCTGGCGCATCATCGCTGGAACGATCCCCTGGAGCGCATCTTTCAGGCCAGTCGGAACCGGGAATGGCGATTGATGACCCCACGGATCGGCGAATGTGTCGCGATTGATAATCCGCAGCAGACTTTCGCCCAGTGGTGGCGGAATCAGTAA